From the genome of Drosophila melanogaster chromosome 2L, one region includes:
- the CG32986 gene encoding uncharacterized protein, which translates to MLGGSLRNDWVIYPPALQLLNFPLPQQQEQAPGTLVRYEHPSIHQLRLAPRRLRARRSVVEGEGSRGLDNGNGDSSKIIFVRRCYMMAGLFSTTTAILAIILSKVIPPEADLIMAGFISAMVSLMFLFVFCILTKLRSFYWYSFIMAGLFVSLAGLGVILLLLERNLSRVCIALLVASAMTVICYFAGAWIPKIILPGERTMFLLLVIFVMSSIFVMTMYIFTDNWIYQLVYFTLLATLLIPASVYHAQVVHSRRFQLPDYEFVICAVNIYLHFLLFFAAFYFVIWAPKW; encoded by the coding sequence ATGTTAGGAGGCAGTTTAAGAAATGACTGGGTCATCTATCCACCAGCCCTCCAGCTTCTCAACTTTCCTTTGCCACAGCAGCAAGAGCAGGCTCCTGGAACTTTGGTTCGATACGAGCATCCTTCGATACACCAGCTTCGCTTAGCACCCCGTAGATTAAGGGCACGACGTTCGGTTGTGGAAGGCGAAGGCTCCAGAGGACTGGACAACGGAAATGGCGACTCGtcgaaaataatatttgtgcGGCGCTGCTACATGATGGCTGGATTGTTTTCGACTACAACTGCGATCCTTGCCATAATCCTGTCCAAGGTAATTCCTCCGGAGGCAGATCTTATAATGGCAGGATTCATAAGTGCAATGGTGTCCCTAATGTTTCTCTTTGTCTTCTGTATTTTGACCAAGTTGCGGAGTTTTTATTGGTATAGTTTCATCATGGCCGGGTTGTTTGTAAGTCTGGCAGGTTTGGGCGTTATTCTGCTTCTCCTGGAGCGGAACCTTTCCCGCGTGTGCATTGCCCTTCTGGTGGCCTCCGCCATGACTGTGATATGCTATTTCGCTGGCGCATGGATACCCAAGATCATCCTCCCCGGAGAGAGGACCATGTTCCTCCTGCTCGTCATTTTCGTGATGTCCTCAATCTTTGTGATGACCATGTATATCTTCACAGACAATTGGATCTACCAGTTGGTGTACTTCACGTTATTGGCCACTTTGCTAATACCCGCATCCGTTTACCATGCTCAGGTGGTTCATTCCAGGCGATTCCAGCTGCCCGATTACGAATTCGTTATTTGCGCCGTCAACATCTATCTGCACTTTCTGTTGTTCTTTGCGGCCTTTTACTTTGTCATCTGGGCTCCCAAATGGTGA
- the CG32987 gene encoding uncharacterized protein codes for MDNIYHQDNIRPTIEQLDPMTQFIRSIYNIGLILIGITVGAWILLMLTHIHLQRYLPFPCYVLALIIFLVMICMHCIPRISYYSPCKWFMTGLVVVCTTLFGCHFIHDLSPLIISFVMIGVALIIMLLNFSGAMCPQEFLPGGVCSTLLMMALLLVLTIVGIVQLCTGSVELLDTFVSILFLMLIIAIPIQAQFNHGRLNVVEVVPEEHLMVCTLTLYLHSMMFFFCVCYFILVDERKEAIRQTSEAPKISLENDFD; via the coding sequence ATGGACAACATTTACCACCAGGACAACATCCGGCCGACGATCGAGCAGCTGGACCCAATGACCCAGTTCATCCGCAGCATCTATAACATTGGCCTGATCCTTATCGGAATTACGGTGGGCGCATGGATTCTGCTCATGCTGACCCATATTCACCTGCAGAGGTACCTTCCGTTTCCCTGCTACGTCCTGGCTCTAATAATTTTTCTGGTGATGATATGCATGCATTGTATCCCGAGAATATCCTACTACTCTCCCTGTAAGTGGTTCATGACAGGTCTGGTGGTTGTGTGTACCACCTTGTTTGGCTGCCATTTCATCCACGACTTGAGCCCGCTCATTATCAGTTTCGTGATGATCGGCGTGGCCCTGATCATTATGTTACTCAACTTCTCTGGGGCCATGTGCCCGCAGGAGTTCCTGCCCGGCGGTGTTTGCTCCACGCTGCTGATGATGGCACTGCTGTTGGTCTTGACCATTGTGGGAATCGTCCAGCTCTGCACCGGGAGTGTTGAGCTGCTCGACACCTTCGTCAGCATTCTGTTCCTGATGCTGATCATAGCGATCCCCATTCAGGCGCAGTTCAACCATGGCCGTCTGAACGTCGTGGAAGTGGTTCCCGAAGAGCACCTCATGGTCTGCACCCTGACTTTATACTTGCATTCAATGATGTTCTTCTTCTGCGTGTGCTACTTCATCCTGGTCGACGAGAGAAAGGAGGCCATCAGACAAACATCTGAAGCTCCGAAAATTTCACTCGAAAATGATTTTGATTGA
- the CG32988 gene encoding uncharacterized protein codes for MNNRNRGWGRYGLRTGRPGGEPVPAEGPEVLVINERELRAFIFRVYLSSVVLCLLSSISWIILSALAVRVYKAIPVPPFVWLILAFIILSVLGCIAQTPALTLLCWGLVLGSLFFLTLFGAYYMHLVRVWVLLIAILVAGSLLALLHLYGAKSPEVLLPNIICTCCIFLLLTVTMIVLLILFLIINDMRYLLALAIVFVILIAFMAPFQARFICGRLQQVPYGETADCANGIYLHFIFLLSCMLVFALYYKLVNS; via the coding sequence ATGAATAATCGCAATCGGGGTTGGGGTCGTTATGGCCTTAGAACCGGAAGACCTGGTGGCGAGCCAGTTCCTGCGGAGGGACCGGAGGTCTTAGTCATCAACGAGCGGGAGTTGCGGGCCTTCATCTTCCGGGTGTACCTATCCTCCGTAGTGCTGTGCCTGCTGTCTTCCATTTCGTGGATCATACTGTCGGCACTCGCTGTGAGGGTCTACAAGGCAATTCCAGTGCCGCCGTTCGTTTGGCTGATATTAGCTTTCATCATTCTCTCAGTGCTCGGCTGCATCGCACAGACTCCAGCATTGACCTTGTTATGCTGGGGATTGGTGCTGGGATCCTTGTTCTTTCTCACCCTGTTCGGAGCGTATTATATGCATCTAGTGCGCGTCTGGGTCCTTTTGATTGCCATTTTGGTTGCCGGATCCCTGCTGGCCCTGCTGCATTTGTATGGGGCCAAAAGTCCGGAGGTTCTGCTACCCAACATTATCTGTACTTGCTGCATTTTTCTGCTGCTCACCGTCACCATGATCGTCCTGCTAATACTCTTCCTGATCATCAATGATATGCGGTATCTCCTGGCACTTGCCATAGTGTTCGTCATCCTGATCGCATTCATGGCTCCATTTCAGGCTCGTTTCATTTGTGGAAGGCTGCAGCAGGTGCCTTATGGGGAGACTGCGGATTGCGCCAATGGCATTTACCTACACTTTATTTTTCTACTCTCCTGCATGCTCGTTTTTGCCCTGTACTATAAGCTAGTTAATAgttga
- the CG32983 gene encoding uncharacterized protein: MSCCQHEQVELEEEADEVQLVFARTVYIEAVLLCSASAFPLMFIASLKISIVRILPVPPYVWLLFALAILAVLICLPISRVRPLIVWTMVGGVVGLLTLSAAYYVNMYDIPDLVLYFTVMALVLGGLMFSGAKCRKSFLPNGLVTGVIVTIFLVALLPLSVLSVVSTRYFFPTFCAVLSALVLIVIPLEAQFMHGRLQYSPLGLEPICSMLIYLNSFTLFFCICVFSNTIEGEILGSLAVDLHGLSTIPM; encoded by the coding sequence ATGAGTTGTTGTCAGCATGAGCAAGTGGAATTGGAAGAGGAAGCAGACGAGGTGCAGCTAGTGTTTGCCCGTACTGTTTACATAGAAGCCGTACTACTGTGTTCCGCATCGGCATTTCCCTTAATGTTTATTGCGTCGCTCAAGATAAGCATTGTTAGAATCCTGCCGGTTCCGCCGTACGTGTGGCTGCTTTTCGCCCTCGCCATCCTGGCAGTCCTGATCTGCCTGCCCATCAGTCGCGTTCGGCCACTGATCGTCTGGACAATGGTCGGCGGGGTTGTGGGACTCTTAACGCTGTCCGCCGCATACTATGTAAACATGTATGACATTCCCGACTTGGTGCTCTACTTTACCGTAATGGCACTGGTTTTGGGCGGACTGATGTTCTCTGGAGCTAAATGCCGAAAATCGTTTCTTCCCAATGGCCTCGTCACCGGAGTGATTGTGACCATTTTCCTGGTAGCTCTCCTTCCGCTCAGCGTTTTGTCTGTAGTATCCACGCGATACTTTTTTCCGACCTTCTGTGCTGTGCTGAGCGCCCTGGTATTAATAGTCATCCCCCTGGAAGCGCAGTTTATGCACGGACGATTGCAATACTCCCCGCTTGGACTTGAACCGATCTGCTCCATGCTGATCTACCTTAACTCATTTACCCTGTTCTTTTGCATATGCGTGTTCTCTAATACGATTGAAGGGGAGATTCTTGGAAGTTTGGCAGTTGATTTACACGGCCTATCTACTATTCCAATGTGA
- the CG9483 gene encoding uncharacterized protein — protein sequence MPSIQKNTFRNIDQEVYGEPPDESISHAAKIYGLSVILAAIALTQWIIIGYTHMLSHSRSEERYGWWLLCTFFAVATLSWTKLGRKVPFNYIIIAAIVESSTIYIAMEQKHNENRLVNFYAGIVVVALMLASIFWGAYFPMFIVPGDLLLSCLVAIANIMMIIFFINVLFINYQGIYFAVRNTFALVAVCMVMYTATIIHDRQFDVPKNEYLFLSVLQFFSYMILHERILAISFTSALKTSC from the coding sequence ATGCCAAGTATTcaaaaaaacacttttcgGAACATCGATCAGGAGGTCTATGGCGAGCCACCGGATGAGAGCATCAGTCATGCGGCCAAGATATACGGACTTAGTGTGATCCTGGCCGCCATCGCATTGACACAGTGGATCATTATAGGTTACACCCATATGCTGAGCCACAGCAGATCGGAGGAGCGCTACGGCTGGTGGCTTCTGTGTACCTTTTTCGCAGTCGCCACTTTATCGTGGACCAAGCTAGGACGCAAGGTGCCCTTTAACTACATCATTATCGCAGCGATCGTGGAAAGCTCAACTATTTATATAGCCATGGAACAGAAGCACAATGAGAATAGACTCGTCAACTTCTACGCCGGCATTGTAGTGGTTGCCTTGATGTTGGCCTCGATATTTTGGGGCGCCTACTTTCCCATGTTCATTGTTCCCGGTGATCTGCTGCTCAGCTGTTTGGTGGCAATAGCCAACATTATGATGATCATATTCTTTATCAATGTCCTATTTATCAACTACCAGGGAATATATTTTGCGGTTCGGAACACATTCGCCCTGGTGGCCGTCTGCATGGTGATGTACACGGCTACCATAATCCATGATCGCCAGTTCGATGTGCCCAAGAACGAGTACTTGTTCCTCAGTGTCCTGCAGTTTTTCTCCTACATGATCCTGCACGAACGCATCCTGGCCATATCCTTTACAAGTGCGCTCAAAACAAGTTGTTAA